DNA from Xiphophorus maculatus strain JP 163 A chromosome 6, X_maculatus-5.0-male, whole genome shotgun sequence:
AGAAGTCGTGATCACACCGCAGGGCGCGACGGATTCCCCGGGTGGACGGCATTCACGGTGCAGGGCATGCCTCGAAATAAATTCTGGTAAGTCTCTGTGCAAAGtgcgctgctgcagctgcttctcctGGTGGAGGCACGCTGCAAAACAGAGAAGCGACCTTAACCCACTTTGTTACTCTGGGTGAAATTAGTTTGTCAAGTTTGAGCAGTGAAAACGAGATTGACCGGATCAAAAGAGGTGAGATTTTCATTTACTTATTGATTTTTCTGTCAGCATCAAGACCACACAGATCACTCTATAGCAGGGACAGGTGATGCTTGAGTAGAGCATGTTCTCTAAGGTGCCTGTTGCCATTACCCCTGTCCAGGTACATGTTGCATGTATTGTAATGGATTTTAGTCGTAATTTTACAAAACGAAACACAACATGCCTCAGTCTATTCACAGGAGTGACTCTCCTTTGAAGCTTGTGATTGAAATGCAAATTAATATGTATCATATCTCATAGTTGGGCAAGAATACACATGTTTAACcattctgctttttattcaAGCAAAGAACTCTAGTGAACTGAATTACAGCCTCAGCAGCCATAAATTTGTATCTGCCCTCTGAGTCCTAAAGTTTTTGCCCTTTTGCAATTGGAAACCATGGTGATTACGGGGAGACGACACCTCCATCAAGGCTCCATCACTGCCTGGTACCCAGCCTCCACAGAAAGCTTGTGTCTTCAGCTAAACAGCCTTTTTCTACAGCACCAGAGCACAAGAGCTAATTAACCTTAAGTCCCcattgcagcttttttttattcctgtcaGGGGGGTAGGATTTAGATGCTGGAATAGTTTACAGTCTCGTGATGTAAAAATAACTCTGCTCACTCAGTGGTAACAGCTGCCATAGTGTCTGGAGACAGACTGGATTGTAACTTTAGTGTTTGTGTTCAAAGGCCTTGtatcatatttgtttttacaagttgTCCCAGAATTGTAGTTCACAATGCTTGTATTGAGTTCCTTGTCTAAAATTGAGAaatatgtataataataataataataataataataataataataataatgataactAAAGGAAAGAAGTGAGCACACTTCAGTTGAGATTGTATTTAAAAGTGGCAGAAGAATGATGATCTTCAATTCAAATTTTAGTTCATAAACTGATGATCTATGCTCAAATGAATCCAGTGAGGATGATGAAGACTTTAGAAATGTTGTCTAAGTGCAGTGTTTTGGGGACTTAGCAAACCGGTATCTTACAGAGAGATTTATAAGCACTTTGTGGTGAGCCCAGACAGTCTTAGTAATGGTCTCTAGTGACAAAAATTGTAATTCAAATGCTAAAATTGGGGCACCATTAAAGTAGATGTTGCAATTTATGTTCCAGTTACGTGTttccatagttttttttttatcttaggTACACATGCACTGGTTGTGCAATTCTCACTTTTCTCCACATAGTCAATCTATGCTGTATTCATGAGCATTTAACTGCAGTGTCCTAATTAAATCGCCATAACTCCCACCGCAGTTAGTTTCCACAGATCAAGATGTTGCTGGGCACTAAAATATAACTTCAGGCTAAACCTGGTTTAAATAGAAGCTTAAATACTCAGAAGGCATCTACAATCAAGTGATTTCTCCTTTatttggctcagacacagagagaaaaaaaatgctgctacATCcaattatttgtaaaagaaagttttttgtttccaaTAAAATGTATGCTCTTAACCAACAATCTTAAAGGCATCAGTGCATTTGTAAGCACCTTGTGGTTTGGCTAGTTACTCCCTGCTTCTACTATCTTTCCTGGCATTGTCTAATCAAAGATTTGGCTCTGTCCGTATCCATCCTGAGATTCCAGTTGTTTAACTATGGAGAGGCAAAAAGGTGGTTTCAACAACGATTGTTTATGATCCATACTTATATACTTCCATGCAGCTCACCCATGTTTCCTGCATAAAATATCTGTGTATCAAAAATGCTCAGTATATTCTTCATCATTCTCAACCTTTAAGCTGCCACAAATGCATTTGACTTCTGCCACCAATCTGTGTGATCCATATATGGTGGGGTTTTCTGTTCCACACCGCATGATTCAAAGGATTCTTTTTGCTATTTAAGTTAGTCATCTGCTTTGAAAGCCAATGGAAATGCCCGTGgcaatttatttatgtttcagaacttatttttaggatgtttagttgtttttttttaccaaaatacaaTGATAAAtgccttttaaaaatgctccatTGCTGGAGGTTCCAAAGTTCACCAAAGAGGACACAACTCATTGGTACTGTCTGCAGTGTTTTACTAAATGGCAGcagaaacagattaaaacataaatacctgactaaaaagtctttatttttgttgttgccttGACATTTGCCCATGACAAATATTGTGCACCATTAAAAAATAGCACAGGTCATTCCCCTGAGACTGCCTGGCAGTGCAACCTTATATGCCCATCCCTGCTTTCATAATGGCATGAGACAACTCATTTTTTAAGGCACTTATTTTCAAATAGTGACAGAGTGAAGGTGCCACAGCGAAAGAGTAATGTTTGCTGGGCAGATGCCAGAAATGAGGATTGGGCTGTGCAACTAGAGAGCCAGAAAAGCTGTTTAAGAATGCGAGGTCTTCtcatttgtatttaaagataGAGACGGCACATGCTGTATGCTTACAGCTTCTAATTTCAGATATCTTCAGCTAGGCCCATCCACGCGGTCAAGGTTTTGTTGTGCCACTTGCTCATATTATGGACAGCTGTTGGAAGGAGGAAGACTTGGCTTTGTAATAATCACACTTtggaaagataaagaaaaatggCCACAGTGCCTTGTGAAAGCTATGCTGGTTATCTTTCCCTCTCACTGATaaacaaattgtattttctgtgcTGGTTTTTATGTCTTCTCTACCAATAGATTGTATCTATCTCAGATATTTCCAAggctgaaagaaaatgacaaagtCCCATAACTGGCGCTCAATATATGATGGGGAAAAAGGATATTAATGTTCATCTGTAAGATTGTGCAAGATAAATGTCACATTGCAGACAGTAGAAagtgtcaaaaataatttagcttacatcacagaaacatgacattttaCCAGGGCTGTGAAGTACACTTTTAGAAATGTGTCTAAACTATTTAGACCTGTATCGAACTCCATTtaatccaaagaaaaaaagaaaaaaaaaagctattttaccATTCCTGCTGTTTAAAGTCCTTTCAATATAGTTCACTGGTACAGTGCAGTTCATTGCTTACTACAGCACTGAAGTAACCAGAGTTTCTTGCTATATCAAGCATAACTTAAGAATAAACGACTCATTCTCCACCTGTTGCTGCCCAATGCTGAGAAAATGCCTACTACACTCATCCCTTACATAGGAGAAGGAAGAGTAATATCTCCAAACAATGCCCTTGCTAAATTAAGAGTATTTTATATGAACATATGATTTGTTCCAAGTTAGCCAAAGGTTTTCTGACATACCCTTCCTGTGGTGTCAAGGGCTGATAACGTTAGTGTAACACTACGATGTGAATTGAATCGGTGTTACCGTAGAATAAGAGGTCGTGGGTGGAGAAAGAGCAGAACACTGAGAGGGAATAGCGTAGCTGTCCAGACTTTTATCCAACCTCCATtttaacagaacagaacagaacccgTCTGGGGCACACCTAAAAATAACCAACGAAGAAGAAAGAAACGGCTCCTCTTAAAGGCACAGCACAATTCCTTAACTATGGATCAACTGTAGCAACTGATCTTGTTTAAAACCACAttaattcaaaaggaaaaataaatcatcttacatTAGTCTTGAAGTAACTGGAGTTTTCTCTGTGTATATCAAGCCTAGAGTGGCAGAGTGTAATGTATAATAACACGATCCTCCCCCCCTTCATGTTACTATAAACTGTTGGTCCGCTGGATGAAAGAAAACCCTTTAGGTTTTTCCTTCCTTGACAAAAGGGTGAGgaattttttaagtgtttaaaaaatatttgctacTTTAAAGTTCTCAAGCAGCTGACAATGAACTAGCTACATTAGCAGTTAGCTTGACTAGCTAACACACCAATAGTTTGCTTGCCAGACTCCCCCTGGTAATGTACAAATAGCAACATTACCAAAGGTTGTAGTATTCTGTACACTAGGCAGTTTAAAACTACATaatgaatgtttattatttattcgaTCCTGTGATTGTATTAAAAGCttgtaatatttttgataaCAGTATTGCCATTGTCTGCATATTGCCATTGGATCATGATTAAAGCTTTTGCTTCAATACCATGACACCTTGAAGTAATGGTATTTTTACTGAAAGTTATTAATGGAGGAGAccattttctgatttctgtgaGTCTTCACAGTGCAATATTTAAGCTTACCAGAGTctgttaaagtaatttaaaacagCAAGCCTGACAGATTGTCTTGCAGAAAAAGTGTCTCTTCAACTTACTAGTccaaaaaaaagagcaactgTGCTCTCAGCTTGCCTAACGATTTTATACAAAAggcatttaaaaacttttttctgaaaactttttttgtgtctgCTGTGGGAGGTGTTatgcgtgtgtgagtgtgtgtttatgtacagaGCAACTGGGATCTttgctgccatggcaacaaaCCACATGACTAGATGTATTAGATTGCCTCGGACAGTGTGCAATGAGCCTTGGTGTGAGCActctctctgcagctctgctccttTTCAAAGTCTTGTTCCTGTCtaacatttaatcatttctgaTCGCCATTGTTGTGAGACATATGTCAGTAGTAGATATCCTTAAAATGCTTGTGAGGGTCAGATTCTAAGATCTGTTCACTTACTGTAGGACTGTGGAGCAGATGGAGCTGTCAAACTATTTCAACCCCTTTAAATGGAACAACTTTATCCTGCCATGTATACCACAACTCGtggcaaaactaaaaaatgtgtCAAGAGCATTTGTGTAGtttaattgtgtaaaaaaaaaaaaagttaagcgCATATATTATTGAGCATCCAAATCTGTTAATTTTAACAGATgaacattgcaaaaaaaaaaaaaaaagaaaagaacttttagaaaattgtgttttctggGCTCTTACCTGGTGGGTTTTGATATTAGCTACTGTATATGAGCAGTTGCTCAGGGAGGCATTAGTGTCTGTGTGGCctttagggaaaaaaacatgtaatgtATCTGTCAGTATTGCTTTGAAAAggttttctattgctttaatGCATGTCAAGTCAATAAGGAGTTGGCACTCCAGCTTGGTGTTGAGTCAAAGACTATTAATAACAATGGTCTGGGATTGATAGTAGATATGCCATGTATGTGTCAGAAGATCTTGGGGATTTGCTTATTGTGCTGATTTTTAGTTCAATTGATTCCACTCTGTGATAGAACATTAATCAAGCTCAGTTTAAAGAGCCAAACATCAATGACCTCTCATGGTAACTGTTATGATGTTGCACATTTTAGACAGCAAGTGAATATTTTGTTCTTGAAGTTTATGTGTTTgaataagaagaaaataaggaaaCTTAAGAATTTGAAACCGTTTAACAAAGGTCAGGTTGTATTGGCATGAATACTAGGTCAGAGTATCTTCACAAATGCAACTACAGTGGAGAATCCCCAGTCTGCAGTGTCAGTAGACAATGGTGAACAGACAGTCTTGGTGGTGGCTAAAGTTCACTGATGCATGTGGGGATTGAAGGCTTGGCCATGTGGTACTGTCCAATAAATGAGCTACTGTAGCTCAACCTAATGCTGATCATAATAGAAAGATGTCAGAATACCTTGTGAATTACAGCATTTCCTAACGGGACCCAGGCTTTTCACAATGTTATGCTTGATCTGTACTGAAATCTACCAGACGGTTAATAGTAAAACGCtatttttctttgtctaaaATTAAAGAAGCTTAATGTATTTCCActtgacattttggacagtgAATTGCCACcatcttatttattatttgttgagTGTGTATTGAATCTGCTATTGTGAATAACAATATCTCTCAGTCAAATAACTCACTGAAGCAGGAATAACATTTTGACCAACATGGGCAACCTGACTAGAGTGCAGCCCTGTATGCAACAAACTGCAAAATACTGTGTATTCTGACACCTACCTTTCTAAAGCATCATTAACTATTAGAGAAGTTTGATTTACATGAGTTAATCTGTTTAATCAGATCACATGAGCAGGCCTTCACTCCCTTAGGCCATGAATGAGCATTGACTGCCATGACCCTGTTGTCTGTTGTCCTTTCATGATCATTTCTTCCTTTGATCTGTTGTAACTAATAATGTTCACTGCACACTCTGAACGCCTCACAAAAGTTGCAATTTTGAAGACGCAATGACTCGGTCAGCTTGCTATCACAATTTATCCCTTGCTTGCTTCTTTTAAATCCTTATTCTTGCCCACATTTAGACCCTTTAACACATCAGCCTTGAGGACATTGTAAGGTTTTGgctttttctctgtgttaagttaggtttttgtgttgttttcacttAATTGAGTCTGTCCTGTCCTGTCCACCCCTTGGTTGTCCCCAGCTGTCCCTTGTTTCtcctgattgtctccctgtgtatttaaacccacctgtgttccttgttctttgTTGGGTCCTTGTTGCGTCTTGTCCAGCATCAAGCCTGTCGTCTAATCCGCAGTTTATGTGATTactaccagttgctaccagtttttGAGCAAATAATCTTCTGCTCATTCTGTGCTGTCTGGATTTTGGACTTTGGAATTGTATTTTCACCATCAAATCACCATTAATTCTCTACAATCTGGGTCCGGttcgtctgcctcaccaccttcaTAACCGCATTTCATGACAGACACAATGTTCTCTTGCTGCCTAATATATCCCACCCATAGACAGGTGCCATGGTGAATAAATTATCAGGGTTGATCAGTGTTCAACTGTTTAGGTAAATACTGTAAAGCTGAAAGTGTAATGACTCTGGCATTACGTTCTCTTCCTTTGAGCAGAATGATTGAAGATTGCGGGCGGAGGGGTGACAACATGGCAGACAGAAGGCAGCTTTATGTCGAGATGAGTAAGTGCTCAGGGCCACAGTTCATTGTGATGGATGGTGGACTGTGTTATGCTCCGATcgtaaaaactgcattttttttctttatatgtttTGAGTAAGGCAAATATCATGAAGATCAAAAGTTGTTGCACATGTCAACCAGACTGATCCAGTTGCTGAAATTGTAATGTAGATAATTATGGTGTCTACAATTGAACTGACTGAAATAGAGCTCATTATTGTAGGTTACGTGTGTTTAACATCTTTTTAAAGGTCCATTGTAGCATTGCATGCATCCATTAATTATATTTGCTCAACATTTCAGTATACTGGGACTCTGATACAACCTAATCAGGTCATTTCACTCAAAAGAGGCATTGAAAGCTCATTTCTACAATAAGATGCCAAGCAGAACATCAAGAAAAGAGCATGTCTACATTATAAAGTAGTGGTCCTTACAAAAGCTACCTTTTGCATTGTTTGAAAAATTGTTTGTAAAATGAGCCCAATAACACccttataaattattttaaacacattttgtaaattaCTATTCCCCAGAGCATAAAATTACTAGTTTCTCTATTCCAAAGTAAAAACTGGgagcaaatttacaaaacatgCTAAATGTGTACAAAGCAGAGGTTGTTCCTTCTTCTAATTCTCAAACTACATGACAACTTTTAcaacaattttattaaatacatgtACTACAACTCAAAAAAGTTTTAGGAAATTATTACATATTAGATTAGATATGCTAATATATACTAAAAGCTTAATGCATGCCATGCAAACCAGAATTTAGTCCTCCTTCTGGTCTTAAACTACATGTACAGATCCCACTTGGGTTTGTAAGTGAGGAGAGGAAGTTTATGACCTGATGCTTGATATTGCTTACTTCTACTGgatttcagttttcagatgCATGTTTGGTTAATGAATAGCCAATCAGCTTGCAGGACTTTACCTGAAGTGAGTTTGAAaggatatattttttatcattgtCTAATGCATCTTAAGAACAATGAATTGAACTGTTTGCCAAGCAGAACCATGCTTTAGGTCCGATTATGATTTATACACAGAGAAGCTTCAACTCACTGAATTAGGAATTCAATTATAAtttcattgtaaaaataaaactatctCCTTTTCAGGGGCACAGGATTTGGATTCAATTCGATTATCAACGTACAGAACAGCCTGCAAACTCCGATTTGTGCAGAAGAAATGCAACCGTGAGTCTGATGTGGAACACATTTAACATCACCTTATCCCCTGTTAACTACCAACAAATATGGTTCTTACCTTATGGTTCTGTTTCCAGTGCATTTGGTTGATATTTGGAACGTCATTGAGGCTTTCCGAGAAAATGGCCTGAACACCATGGATCTCAATTCTGAGCTGGCTGTGGCTCGTCTGGAAGTGGTACTTTCCACCTTGTTCTTCCAACTTAACAAGCGAATGCCAACCACTCACCAAATCAATGTAGAGCAGTCCGTTGGGCTGCTACTCAACTTCTTGCTGGCAGCCTATGACCCGTGAGTAACATGTCACGTGACAGTCTAGCAGTCAAAGTACAATTTCAAATTCAAGACTTCTGACTACAGCAAATGAAGTGCATCGGAAACTGTTCTCCAAATTTCACTCTATTTTGTCACTTCATATGATGAAAGcattatgatttaatttttgtattttatgttcattttagGGAAGGCCATGGCAAGatatctgtttttgttgtgaagATGGCGCTTGCCTCGATCTGCGGAGGGAAAATTCTGGATAAATTAAGATGTAAGAAAATTATAGTACTTGTAATTGtgaaaaattatattataatCATCCATTTTTCcagtaataaattaatataatgAATTTATAAATAGTTCATGGTGTCAGTAAtgtgctgttttaaaattattaatacaaggttttttttctagttgCACTTTCTACATCTCTGTCTGTTTAGTGTGTAGTTTTCACATTACTTTCCTTCTCTGTGTGTTCAACAGAAGTCATtattcattttgtcacatcttAGGCTTTATTACATAATGCACAAAATCTGTGGGAGTTGCAGCTTGTAAGAGAAAATGAGGGGGGTTGGGGTGTATCATTATAactgttttactttgatttgtttACAGACCCAAGTGGGATAATTGTATTGTATGATTCTGTAATTAGCCAACTGCAGCGGCAACTGACAATTAGTTGAATTAATTAATATTCTGTTTCCCCCTCATTGTTTCCAGATATATTTTCGCAGATATCGGATTCTGCTGGAATAATGGTGCCCTCGCAGTTTGACCAATTTCTGCGAGAGGTTCTCAAATTGCCCATGGCAGTGTTTGAGGGACCTTCTTTTGGGTACACTGAGCAAGCTGCACGAGCATGTTTCACTCAGCAGGTAAGGGTGAAACCTGCTGACAGTAAGTGATGTACAAGAAACAGTACATCACTTACTGTACTGTTTCGTGGAAACATATTCGTACCCACTCAATGTTTGCAGATTTTGTCGatgtatttgatattttatgtaaCCAACGAATTAGAGGAAAATTTAGcagaagaaggaaaatgatcTGTGCCTttcaaatacttttacaaaggaACATCTGGAGTTTGATGCATGCATTTGTAAACAGCCATGGACctcttgtttgcttttctgATTATTGTTCTCTCAGTTTAACGTTTTGTGTTATATTTCATTTCGTGCCATCAAAGTAAAAAGGGCTGTATACAAATGCACACAATCCTGTCAGAGTTCTGAGAGgaaaagagaataaataaattcaaaaaaacatttatccttTTTGTTGAACTTCATAATTGTCTAATCtatgttggtctgtcatatTAAATGCATGCAAAAAGGCATTTAGTTGTAATGTGGCaaatttgaaaagttcaagACTTATAAATATTGCTGCAAAGCACTATCTCAGCATTGACACACTGTAGATAATTCCTTTGCTCTCCTTTGCACTGAACGTCAACAGAAAAAGGTCTCCCTCAACACATTCCTTGATACGCTGATGTCAGACCCGCCCCCTCAGTGTTTGGTGTGGCTACCTCTCATGCATCGGCTTGCCAACGTTGAGAATGGTAAGAAATGTTCCGGCAATGTAGCTGGGAAGCTCTTAGGCCTGGGAAGATTTAAAGTTCAGCTTTGCATCATAGTCGCGTAATTAGTCAAGCAAACACGCCGTGAAGCACACTCTGCAGGGACATTACATGCACTGTATGACTaagaatgtttgtgtttatctgCGATGGTGTCATCATCACAAGCAACCTCCATgtgaacaaaagaaacattttgtcatggacacacacatatacacacagtGCCATGTGTGTAATTGCTTAAACTGAGCGGATTCAACAAAGCTTGCTCGATGTCGTCGTGCATCTCtcttgaaattaataaaaattaatcctATTTTCTGTACGGTGTGTAAAACATCTAAATTATTGTCacatctttttttgtgtgtgtctgtgtgtgtgttttgtcatggttgtgtgcgtgtatgtgcatgtgtctgactcctcctctcctccctgcaGTGTTTCACCCGGTCGAGTGCTCCTACTGCCATACTGAGAGTATGATGGGCTTCCGCTACCGCTGCCAGCAATGTCATAATTACCAGCTCTGTCAGGACTGCTTCTGGAGGGGGCATGCCAGTGGTTCCCATAGCAACCAGCACCAAATGAAGGAGTATACGTCATGGGTAAGGAAAAGAAAGGGGAAGGGGGGAGGGAGCTAGCTAAGGAAGGTGTGTCTGCATTGAACCATTCAGTGAGGCtatttttgttctgcttcacTTCTTTGCAAGGAGGCAGGTGACAATATCAACCTACTCATGTCATGTTTTTTGAAAAGATACCTGTTTTTCTACTAGAAATCCCCAGCTAAGAAGTTAACCCATGTCCTCAGTAAGTCACTGAGCTGTGCCTCCAGCAGAGAGCCCCTGCACCCCATGTTCCCTGATATGCCAGAGAAACCTCTCAACCTAGCTCATGTTGTGTAAGTTTATTTcatgggttgtttttttgttttgttttttttaataatattcgcTTGTAATTCTAAAATTGGATCAACGCCAGAGAGCTCCCCAGTCTTCaagttcagtttgatttttatcCCTTGACTGATAATGATCCTTTAGGTGCCTTAAAGTCTAACGTGAATCTAGACATTCTCCAGGGTCATTTGATCGATATAGTTTAATTGTTCTAGTCTGTAACACAGTTTCCACCTTTTTATCTGATTAGTCAACCTAATAGCACAATAATAAAGGTCGATAGTAAAAGGCCTTACCACAGTCAGAACCTTTAAGATTTTTCTCATCAAAATGTTGCGCAACCtctgaaaagtagaaaatagaCACAACAATTATAAGCATTCAGGGCTGTTTGATTTATCTTTACATGTTTTGCACAAACAAATGTATATCTTCCTAATTCTTAAACTTCAGACAAAGGTCACATTTGTAGTAGTGATACAAGTACTTGCTCTGTGATGCATTTTGCCCACatttaaattaagtattttggaaaaaaatccacccggatttattgatttatatgTAAACTATGTCCAAAGTACAATGcctcaaattaaattttctgcAACAAATGGATCTGATCTGCTAAAAGCTGGGGGCAGGTATCCGGCGTTCATCACCAAACTGGTTCCAATTCTTACCAAATAATGTAAAATCTGGTGTCAAAACTTTAATGCAAACGTTTCTGTATTGAACCACGACAAGACCTTCAATCTTGTTTTGTTGACCTTGATCAGATTGTAATAAATTGttcttctctctgctctttACTTCCTTCAAACTAGAGACACATGGTGAGTTCGTGTTTGCATTTTCCCTTTGTCCTGTCACACTCATTATCTGTCAGGTCATTTACTGACACTCACAGTTGCAAATTTGTGGCAGTTGATGCCTTTCATGCATGACACATTACTAATCATATTTGTTGTCTTATTGCTATACATGCATAGAAATGGAAATTAGAGAAATATAGTTAAAAGGAAATCTACAAAACAGGattattttaaagatcaaaCAACGAtttgctgtttgcttttttgtgactgaattagaaataattttaatttctcatGCAGGCCACCAAGACCAGTAAATATAACCAACGACTACTCACTGTCCCACTCCATGCCTATATCAGGGAACCCTTACTCCACCAAAAAGTGAGTACGATCCTGCCAACAATGGTTGTCCTGGATTTTACAACAGATCTTTTCAGTGTGCCCCGTTCCCTAAAGGCCCTGTGACCCACACAATCTTTTGTGTCCATTCCTTTATTTGccacactgtgtgtgtttgcgtgtgcaAACACTTGTGTATATCCATTTGTTGTGGGTCCTAAAGCTGAATGTAAATGGCTTGCCTTACAGCCAGAATAATGATGCTGGCCAAAAAAAGTCTCGGTTTGGGATTGCTCCACAGCTGTTAAAAGGGAAAGGGTAAGTGACGTAGGCCTTACTGCTGCAGATGCATGTGCAAACTAATATAGAGCATAAATGTAGGACATAGTTTAGTGTCTCTGTCAGCAAAACAGTGTCAGTTCATTTAACACAGAAGGGTTTACTCAATTGTTCACAAGAGGGTGTTTCATGAAAATCATTTTCCATCAGCCCACTGCAGTCACACAGGAATAGGAAATATTAAGTGCTACCTCTTAATATGTTGATGTTGCAACTTGCATTGTCAGTTGctttgaaagataaaaaaaaagcagtttcttttaaaattataaacCATTTGAGCTCCTCTGCACCTGCATGTAAAAGACTGGAATTATTTTACCTTCCATAGCTCAGccctaaaaacacaaaaataaagtgttgaGTGAGTGAGTTGTATTGCTTGGACTAATAGCAGAGCAGAAAATTTGACTGGATAGATTATAATGTGCAGACATATTGATAGTTAACACTAAGATACtgcaaacattttgtgcaagaagaagaagtaaTCAAACTTATAAACACCATTACTAAAgacaaatattaataatatttaaaaaattaggaTAGTTGGCACATTTGCTTGATTGTATAAAAGTGAGTAACCAGTTAGACCTTTTAACAATGCTTCTCAATTTAAGACTTTGCCTCTTAACACTGAGCCAAAGGAAATGAGTTCAGTGACTCCCCAGTGAGGAGTGATTTGTGGTACTTTGGCAGAGTTTCAACTCTTAACAGGAGTGATATGTTGTGGATATTGAGACATGTTGTTACTATTACTTGTT
Protein-coding regions in this window:
- the dtna gene encoding dystrobrevin alpha isoform X1 — its product is MIEDCGRRGDNMADRRQLYVEMRAQDLDSIRLSTYRTACKLRFVQKKCNLHLVDIWNVIEAFRENGLNTMDLNSELAVARLEVVLSTLFFQLNKRMPTTHQINVEQSVGLLLNFLLAAYDPEGHGKISVFVVKMALASICGGKILDKLRYIFSQISDSAGIMVPSQFDQFLREVLKLPMAVFEGPSFGYTEQAARACFTQQKKVSLNTFLDTLMSDPPPQCLVWLPLMHRLANVENVFHPVECSYCHTESMMGFRYRCQQCHNYQLCQDCFWRGHASGSHSNQHQMKEYTSWKSPAKKLTHVLSKSLSCASSREPLHPMFPDMPEKPLNLAHVVDTWPPRPVNITNDYSLSHSMPISGNPYSTKNQNNDAGQKKSRFGIAPQLLKGKGLKYNLDVADRLADEHVLIGLYVNLLQNSPKLCLLESSNHQDEEHSLIARYAARLAADAAVQQQRVPIDLPYSLDANKQQRQLIAELESKNREILQEIQRLRLQHEEASQPPPDRGQQNPTLLAELRLLRQRKDELEQRMSTLQESRRELMVQLEQLMMLLKLEEERKQASTQGPGSPRSSPSHTISRPIPTPIHSDSAGTTPTHTPQDSLMGVGGDVQEAFAQGPRRNLRNDLLIAADSITNTMSSLVKELNSEGGSETESLLDSDFGQCDLMATTSSDFYFTYKPRLARAAEEETFENNLDQQLEEELKSEELVKHRQETDKTCLVTMEQ
- the dtna gene encoding dystrobrevin alpha isoform X2, which codes for MIEDCGRRGDNMADRRQLYVEMRAQDLDSIRLSTYRTACKLRFVQKKCNLHLVDIWNVIEAFRENGLNTMDLNSELAVARLEVVLSTLFFQLNKRMPTTHQINVEQSVGLLLNFLLAAYDPEGHGKISVFVVKMALASICGGKILDKLRYIFSQISDSAGIMVPSQFDQFLREVLKLPMAVFEGPSFGYTEQAARACFTQQKKVSLNTFLDTLMSDPPPQCLVWLPLMHRLANVENVFHPVECSYCHTESMMGFRYRCQQCHNYQLCQDCFWRGHASGSHSNQHQMKEYTSWKSPAKKLTHVLSKSLSCASSREPLHPMFPDMPEKPLNLAHVVDTWPPRPVNITNDYSLSHSMPISGNPYSTKNQNNDAGQKKSRFGIAPQLLKGKGLKYNLDVADRLADEHVLIGLYVNLLQNSPKLCLLESSNHQDEEHSLIARYAARLAADAAVQQQRVPIDLPYSLDANKQQRQLIAELESKNREILQEIQRLRLQHEEASQPPPDRGQQNPTLLAELRLLRQRKDELEQRMSTLQESRRELMVQLEQLMMLLKTQGPGSPRSSPSHTISRPIPTPIHSDSAGTTPTHTPQDSLMGVGGDVQEAFAQGPRRNLRNDLLIAADSITNTMSSLVKELNSEGGSETESLLDSDFGQCDLMATTSSDFYFTYKPRLARAAEEETFENNLDQQLEEELKSEELVKHRQETDKTCLVTMEQ
- the dtna gene encoding dystrobrevin alpha isoform X4; protein product: MIEDCGRRGDNMADRRQLYVEMRAQDLDSIRLSTYRTACKLRFVQKKCNLHLVDIWNVIEAFRENGLNTMDLNSELAVARLEVVLSTLFFQLNKRMPTTHQINVEQSVGLLLNFLLAAYDPEGHGKISVFVVKMALASICGGKILDKLRYIFSQISDSAGIMVPSQFDQFLREVLKLPMAVFEGPSFGYTEQAARACFTQQKKVSLNTFLDTLMSDPPPQCLVWLPLMHRLANVENVFHPVECSYCHTESMMGFRYRCQQCHNYQLCQDCFWRGHASGSHSNQHQMKEYTSWKSPAKKLTHVLSKSLSCASSREPLHPMFPDMPEKPLNLAHVVDTWPPRPVNITNDYSLSHSMPISGNPYSTKNQNNDAGQKKSRFGIAPQLLKGKGLLESSNHQDEEHSLIARYAARLAADAAVQQQRVPIDLPYSLDANKQQRQLIAELESKNREILQEIQRLRLQHEEASQPPPDRGQQNPTLLAELRLLRQRKDELEQRMSTLQESRRELMVQLEQLMMLLKLEEERKQASTQGPGSPRSSPSHTISRPIPTPIHSDSAGTTPTHTPQDSLMGVGGDVQEAFAQGPRRNLRNDLLIAADSITNTMSSLVKELNSEGGSETESLLDSDFGQCDLMATTSSDFYFTYKPRLARAAEEETFENNLDQQLEEELKSEELVKHRQETDKTCLVTMEQ